A window of [Ruminococcus] lactaris ATCC 29176 genomic DNA:
CACGGCTTTAACTTTAGTACGTTGGCACCCAGTGCAGCTACGGAGGAGCAACGCCCGCCGGCATGAAGAAAAGTAAGGGTATCCAGAATAAAGCTGGCATGACACTTCTCTGTACGCTGTCGGAGAACATCGGCGATTGCATCAGCGGACATTCCCTGACGGATCATTTCTCCGGCATCACGGACAAGGAGTCCTGTTCCGCTGGAAAGAGAGCAACTGTCAATGACATGGACATGTCCGAGTTCTTCAGCCGCAATACAGCAATTCTGATAGGCACTGGAGAGGGAACTGCCGAGATTGATATGAATGACTTCGTAACCGGCTCTGACCCATGGCTCAAAATGGTCAATATATTCTGCAACGTTTACAGCAGCCGTCTTGGGAAGAATCTTTTCATCATAATATTTCTGGAAAATCTCTTCCAGAGTGATGTCGATGCCGTCCTTATAGTCATGACCGTCCAGGATGATATGGAGCGGAAAGTAATGCACATGGTAACGCTCTTTTAACTCGGTATCAAGATCACAGGTACTATCAGCACTTAAGATGATTTTTGCAGATTCCTT
This region includes:
- a CDS encoding DegV family protein — translated: MEKESAKIILSADSTCDLDTELKERYHVHYFPLHIILDGHDYKDGIDITLEEIFQKYYDEKILPKTAAVNVAEYIDHFEPWVRAGYEVIHINLGSSLSSAYQNCCIAAEELGHVHVIDSCSLSSGTGLLVRDAGEMIRQGMSADAIADVLRQRTEKCHASFILDTLTFLHAGGRCSSVAALGANVLKLKPCIEVNNADGSMKVGKKYRGSLDKVLVKYVKDQLAAHPDIDPSFIFITHSGIAAEYIHLVKEALKAEKDFAEIHVTTACCTISSHCGPNTLGILFETK